Proteins encoded by one window of Paraburkholderia terrae:
- a CDS encoding 2OG-Fe(II) oxygenase translates to MREVDAAWREWLATNVSRGCTQESMIEAMVQGGFEIDAAREIVRRAASETGAVASVIASPEDETRAYHYDACPVAAGNTVHAYDRDVTVRIRFERPQVIAFDDVLSGEECAELIERARHRLKRSTTVNPDNGSEDVIQLRTSEGFWFQRCEDAFIERLDHRISALMNWPLEHGEGLQILHYRQGGEYRPHFDYFPPGQNGSVLHTARGGQRVATLIVYLSDVEGGGETVFPDAGLAVMARQGGAIYFRYMNGRRQLDPLTLHGGAPVTSGDKWIMTKWMRERPYV, encoded by the coding sequence ATGCGCGAGGTGGATGCTGCATGGCGGGAATGGCTCGCGACCAACGTGAGCCGCGGGTGTACGCAGGAATCGATGATCGAGGCGATGGTGCAGGGCGGCTTCGAGATCGACGCAGCGCGTGAGATCGTGCGCCGCGCGGCATCGGAGACGGGCGCGGTGGCGAGCGTCATTGCTTCGCCGGAAGACGAAACACGCGCCTATCACTACGATGCCTGTCCCGTCGCGGCGGGCAACACGGTACACGCGTACGACCGTGACGTGACGGTGCGCATCCGCTTCGAGCGTCCGCAGGTGATCGCGTTCGACGACGTGCTGTCGGGCGAAGAATGCGCCGAGCTGATCGAGCGCGCACGGCACCGGCTGAAGCGCTCGACCACCGTCAATCCCGACAACGGTAGCGAAGACGTGATCCAGCTGCGCACCAGCGAAGGCTTCTGGTTCCAGCGCTGCGAGGACGCGTTCATCGAACGGCTGGACCACCGCATCTCCGCGTTGATGAACTGGCCGCTCGAACACGGTGAAGGTCTGCAGATTTTGCACTACCGGCAAGGCGGCGAGTACCGTCCGCACTTCGACTATTTCCCGCCCGGCCAGAACGGCAGCGTGCTGCACACGGCGCGCGGCGGCCAGCGTGTCGCGACGCTGATCGTCTATCTGAGCGACGTCGAGGGCGGCGGCGAGACGGTGTTTCCGGACGCGGGGCTCGCGGTGATGGCACGGCAAGGCGGCGCGATCTACTTCCGCTACATGAACGGGCGCCGCCAGCTCGATCCGCTGACGCTGCACGGCGGCGCGCCCGTCACGAGCGGCGACAAGTGGATCATGACGAAATGGATGCGTGAGCGCCCGTACGTCTAG
- a CDS encoding nuclear transport factor 2 family protein codes for MTHPNAALIQRFYEAFQRRDVDAMAACYAPDVTFSDPVFVALHGGEVTDMWRMLVSRAQEFTLAFSHVVADADSGSAHWVASYVFSQTGRTVVNQIDARFVFRDGLIVEHHDRFDLWRWASQALGAKGALLGWTPFVQNAIRAQAKRGLAAFRAKAA; via the coding sequence ATGACTCATCCCAATGCGGCATTGATCCAGCGATTTTACGAAGCGTTCCAGCGGCGCGATGTCGACGCGATGGCAGCGTGCTACGCGCCCGACGTGACCTTCAGCGACCCCGTGTTCGTCGCGCTGCACGGCGGCGAAGTGACCGACATGTGGCGCATGCTGGTGTCGCGTGCGCAGGAGTTCACGCTGGCCTTCAGCCATGTCGTTGCCGATGCCGACAGCGGCAGCGCGCATTGGGTCGCGAGCTATGTGTTCAGCCAGACAGGCAGGACGGTGGTCAACCAGATCGACGCGCGTTTCGTGTTTCGCGACGGACTGATCGTCGAGCATCACGACCGTTTCGATCTATGGCGTTGGGCCAGTCAGGCGTTGGGCGCGAAGGGCGCGCTGCTCGGCTGGACGCCTTTCGTGCAGAACGCGATCCGCGCGCAGGCGAAACGAGGGCTGGCCGCGTTTCGCGCGAAAGCGGCATGA
- a CDS encoding patatin-like phospholipase family protein codes for MVKKTAAHAAAHSAQASRAATGIRKSEETRGASARPEIDAQVVLVLQGGGALGAYQAGVFEALHDAGIEPDWVIGTSIGAINGAIIAGNRPEDRMSRLRTFWDRVTWTGHQAPDWLSACAPACAALGLPAYLATAWAAWIPGYEQWLRNLSIMAQGLPAFFTPRADAWLALHAPVGIEQAAFYHTEPLRETLASLIDFDYLNRKQTRLTVGTVSVGSGHMRYFTNRDAPLDVEHVMASAAFPPGFPSVRIDGEAYWDGGIYSNTPLEAVLDDRPRNSSVIFTVQLWPAHGDEPASIQQAMSRQRDIQYSSRAESHLERQRQIHRLRHVIRELGKHLPDDQRDTAAVKELLNWGCGTTMQVIELDAPNFGRDDMHKDIDFSKDGIRRRWEAGYADAQRMIERAPWREEPDPMEGIAIHRSDPEAA; via the coding sequence ATGGTCAAGAAAACCGCGGCGCACGCGGCGGCGCATTCTGCGCAGGCCTCGCGCGCCGCCACGGGGATACGCAAGAGCGAAGAAACGCGCGGCGCGTCCGCGCGTCCCGAGATCGACGCCCAGGTCGTGCTCGTGCTGCAAGGCGGCGGCGCGCTGGGCGCCTATCAGGCGGGTGTGTTCGAAGCGCTGCACGATGCCGGGATCGAGCCCGACTGGGTGATCGGCACGTCGATCGGCGCGATCAACGGCGCGATCATCGCGGGCAACCGTCCCGAAGACCGGATGAGCCGGCTGCGCACATTCTGGGACCGCGTCACGTGGACGGGGCATCAAGCGCCCGACTGGCTTTCGGCCTGCGCGCCCGCCTGCGCCGCGCTCGGGCTGCCCGCCTATCTGGCCACCGCGTGGGCCGCATGGATTCCCGGCTACGAGCAGTGGCTGCGCAATCTGTCGATCATGGCGCAAGGCTTGCCCGCCTTTTTCACGCCGCGCGCCGACGCATGGCTCGCGCTGCATGCGCCCGTCGGTATCGAGCAGGCGGCGTTTTATCATACGGAGCCGCTGCGCGAGACGCTCGCGTCGCTGATCGATTTCGATTATCTGAACCGCAAGCAGACGCGGCTGACGGTCGGCACGGTCAGCGTGGGCAGCGGTCATATGCGCTATTTCACCAATCGCGACGCACCGCTCGATGTCGAGCATGTGATGGCGTCGGCGGCGTTTCCGCCGGGTTTTCCTTCCGTGCGCATCGACGGCGAGGCGTACTGGGACGGCGGCATCTATTCGAACACGCCGCTCGAAGCCGTGCTCGACGACCGGCCGCGGAACAGTTCCGTGATCTTCACCGTGCAACTGTGGCCCGCGCATGGCGACGAACCCGCGTCGATCCAGCAAGCGATGAGCCGCCAGCGCGACATCCAGTATTCGAGCCGCGCCGAGAGTCATCTCGAACGGCAGCGGCAGATTCACCGGCTGCGGCACGTGATCCGCGAACTCGGCAAGCATCTGCCCGACGACCAGCGCGACACGGCTGCCGTCAAGGAACTGCTGAACTGGGGTTGCGGCACGACGATGCAGGTGATCGAGCTCGATGCGCCGAACTTCGGGCGCGACGACATGCACAAGGACATCGACTTTTCGAAGGACGGCATCCGGCGCCGCTGGGAAGCGGGCTATGCCGACGCGCAACGGATGATCGAACGCGCGCCGTGGCGCGAGGAGCCGGACCCGATGGAAGGCATCGCGATTCATCGCTCGGACCCGGAAGCGGCGTAA
- a CDS encoding vWA domain-containing protein yields the protein MKTFKRNTRALRRQQGSVSILVAVSLIALLGVAGLAIDAGLGYMVKARLDSAVDGALVAAGQAVTRGSTQAEQITNATTAANAFFDANYPQGFLGSTATLSAPSVNINKGTVTIDLAAQASVPLTLMQMQGFKLLNVATTGEAIRRDLDLSFVVDVTGSMSDTKTQAAVRSGSTAFLNNFNTSTDRVALMHFAAGTVVDVPFKSDQSRGFDRTTMTNKITNYSFGGNTASVDAIWNAKYQLDHVITQPSSLRVIVFFSDGAPNSFAASFAAANTTCAAGKYTIMTSDGPPSTTGKDTNSWSGNPGAFDSMTAQNQQSSCYDKYADNVKSLPATYDVHAASDASATLPITSASPAAGTLTRPVDGQMPIIGTVNNGKPTPAQVTAMTTKFNNVNNAARNLMEMMAAKARAEGIFVFALGYGPSLLTKTGAGSGELGQDILKCIANVADGPSRCYDAKQPVGVYCYAATPDDIKPCYAQLASAILRIAK from the coding sequence ATGAAAACATTCAAAAGAAACACACGCGCGCTCAGGCGCCAGCAAGGCTCGGTGAGCATACTCGTCGCGGTGTCGCTGATCGCGTTGCTCGGCGTCGCGGGACTCGCGATCGACGCGGGCCTCGGTTACATGGTCAAGGCGCGGCTGGATTCGGCCGTCGACGGCGCGCTGGTCGCGGCGGGCCAGGCCGTCACGCGCGGCTCGACCCAGGCCGAGCAGATCACCAACGCGACCACGGCCGCGAATGCGTTCTTTGACGCGAACTATCCGCAGGGCTTTCTCGGTTCGACGGCAACGCTCAGTGCGCCATCGGTCAACATCAACAAGGGCACGGTGACCATCGATCTCGCCGCGCAGGCGAGCGTGCCGCTCACGCTGATGCAGATGCAGGGTTTCAAGCTGCTCAATGTGGCGACCACGGGCGAGGCGATCCGGCGCGATCTGGATCTGTCGTTCGTGGTCGATGTGACGGGCTCGATGAGCGACACGAAGACGCAGGCGGCCGTGCGCTCGGGGTCGACGGCGTTTCTCAACAACTTCAATACGTCGACCGACCGTGTGGCGCTGATGCACTTCGCGGCAGGCACGGTCGTCGACGTGCCGTTCAAGAGCGACCAGAGCCGCGGCTTCGACCGCACGACGATGACGAACAAGATCACGAATTACAGCTTCGGTGGCAATACGGCATCGGTGGATGCCATATGGAACGCGAAGTACCAGCTCGATCACGTCATCACGCAGCCGTCGAGTCTGCGCGTGATCGTGTTCTTCTCGGACGGCGCGCCGAACAGCTTCGCGGCTTCGTTCGCAGCAGCAAACACGACGTGCGCAGCGGGCAAATACACGATCATGACGAGCGACGGTCCGCCGTCCACGACGGGCAAGGATACGAACAGCTGGAGTGGCAACCCTGGCGCATTCGACAGCATGACGGCGCAAAACCAGCAGAGCAGCTGCTACGACAAGTATGCGGACAACGTGAAGAGCCTGCCCGCCACCTACGACGTGCATGCTGCATCGGATGCTTCAGCCACCTTGCCCATTACATCGGCGTCGCCCGCCGCGGGCACGCTGACGCGGCCGGTCGACGGCCAGATGCCCATTATCGGCACGGTGAATAATGGCAAGCCGACCCCCGCGCAAGTCACCGCCATGACGACGAAGTTCAACAACGTGAACAACGCGGCGCGCAACCTGATGGAAATGATGGCGGCGAAAGCGCGCGCGGAAGGCATCTTTGTTTTCGCGCTCGGCTACGGCCCGTCGCTGTTGACCAAGACGGGCGCGGGTAGTGGCGAGCTCGGTCAGGACATTCTCAAGTGCATCGCTAACGTGGCGGATGGCCCGAGCCGCTGCTACGACGCAAAGCAGCCCGTGGGCGTGTACTGCTACGCGGCGACACCCGACGACATCAAGCCGTGCTACGCGCAACTGGCCTCGGCCATCCTGCGCATCGCCAAGTAG